The Flammeovirga kamogawensis genome includes a region encoding these proteins:
- a CDS encoding glycosyl hydrolase: MKNRFIKLFTLLVSLSLIIISCDLDDMINNRPVPGEEEVEETISYQKKGFGQTVKSPVWSNCVSLSLPYWHYSWGSEYPEGIPENVEFVPMIWGRSNVEEKVAVLKKLAEEGKITHLLGFNEPDKEDQAHMTVEEAIALWPLLESVGVPLGSPAPAAIGSGWLDDFMAQANAKGLRVDFICMHRYADSIDPLKWMEVFQRTNEQYNLPIWITEMGLADWTATSPETNKRTKEQAHTLMEELLPMMDAADYIQRYAWFDGGRAKNQAALHISAIFEQNSDILTDLGILYAEHDANIKTGGGNSVVPEAGDYGLVIDGGFELRNADGAWGGYDNVFTEETAAKKGLVVGKIQPDKNGDGGSLLQEIEVEPNTTYAFSYSTKWAEKPDGTIKVQVQDRTPDTKPEAGWERLYFEDIATDTEWADTNGTFTTGATTSKVFIIFYKGGTNDNTNAGLTTLYIDEVSLFKTESSEPTPEPNPVPDSKLIVDGGFENMTSGPLSGTETPWYGFDGNIVENIAEAKTGSKYVQLAKDNNKDGAFLNQEITSLNGNKIYTVNLSTKWLTSPSTSGLVKVFDITGGQKVELLSTTYNDATVWTDNTFDFQTTATTTAIRITIIKPGGESENTVLIDDVIMEETGTVDVPPVVIDLVSDGDFEQLTAGALNATSTPWSGYASGSADVITSAIATAYEGEQCGRLKKDDASIIQTITVEEGKTYTFSLYSKWIDGAGKDLKFTIKPSNNNALKYQETIVESTDWSLTTFEYTVPAGHTSITFNIFKGKDTAGGVFLLDNVSVIEK; the protein is encoded by the coding sequence ATGAAAAATAGATTTATAAAATTATTTACACTATTAGTTTCCCTTTCTTTAATCATTATAAGTTGCGACTTGGATGATATGATTAATAACCGACCTGTACCTGGTGAGGAAGAAGTAGAAGAAACAATATCGTATCAGAAAAAAGGTTTTGGACAAACTGTAAAAAGTCCTGTTTGGAGCAATTGTGTTTCACTTTCGCTTCCATATTGGCATTACTCATGGGGTAGTGAATACCCTGAAGGTATTCCAGAAAATGTAGAATTTGTGCCTATGATTTGGGGACGTTCTAATGTTGAAGAAAAAGTAGCAGTCTTAAAGAAGTTAGCCGAAGAAGGAAAAATTACTCATTTACTTGGCTTTAACGAGCCAGATAAAGAAGATCAAGCACACATGACAGTAGAAGAAGCAATTGCTTTATGGCCGTTGTTAGAATCTGTTGGTGTCCCTTTAGGCTCTCCTGCTCCTGCCGCTATCGGAAGTGGTTGGTTAGATGATTTTATGGCACAAGCCAATGCAAAAGGTTTGCGCGTAGATTTTATTTGTATGCACCGCTATGCAGATTCTATCGACCCTTTAAAATGGATGGAAGTGTTCCAAAGAACAAACGAACAATACAATTTACCTATTTGGATTACAGAAATGGGGTTAGCAGATTGGACAGCCACATCTCCAGAAACCAATAAGCGAACAAAAGAGCAGGCTCATACACTAATGGAAGAGCTACTACCAATGATGGATGCAGCAGATTATATCCAAAGATATGCATGGTTTGATGGTGGTAGAGCAAAAAATCAAGCGGCATTGCATATCTCAGCAATTTTTGAACAAAACTCTGATATTTTAACGGACTTAGGTATTTTATATGCGGAACATGATGCTAATATTAAAACAGGTGGCGGTAATAGTGTTGTTCCTGAAGCAGGAGATTACGGACTTGTTATTGATGGTGGTTTTGAACTAAGAAATGCCGATGGTGCATGGGGTGGTTACGATAATGTTTTTACAGAAGAAACTGCCGCTAAAAAAGGGCTTGTTGTTGGTAAAATACAACCTGATAAAAATGGAGATGGAGGTTCTCTACTACAAGAGATTGAAGTAGAACCAAATACAACATATGCATTTTCTTACTCGACAAAATGGGCAGAAAAGCCTGACGGTACTATCAAAGTACAAGTACAAGACCGTACACCAGATACTAAACCAGAAGCTGGATGGGAAAGGTTGTATTTTGAAGATATTGCTACCGATACGGAATGGGCAGATACTAATGGTACATTTACTACGGGTGCAACTACCTCTAAAGTCTTTATCATTTTTTATAAAGGAGGCACAAACGACAATACAAACGCAGGTTTAACGACACTATATATTGACGAAGTTTCATTATTTAAAACTGAAAGTAGTGAACCTACTCCTGAGCCTAACCCTGTACCCGACTCTAAATTAATTGTAGATGGTGGTTTTGAAAACATGACTTCTGGTCCATTAAGTGGAACTGAAACTCCTTGGTATGGGTTTGATGGCAACATTGTAGAAAATATTGCAGAAGCTAAAACAGGTAGTAAGTACGTGCAATTAGCAAAAGATAATAATAAAGATGGTGCATTCTTAAATCAAGAAATTACCAGTCTCAATGGAAATAAAATCTATACTGTAAACCTTAGTACAAAATGGTTAACATCACCTTCAACAAGTGGTTTAGTGAAAGTATTTGATATTACTGGCGGTCAGAAAGTAGAACTATTAAGTACTACTTATAATGATGCCACTGTATGGACAGATAATACATTTGATTTTCAAACTACAGCAACTACAACAGCAATAAGAATTACGATAATTAAACCAGGTGGAGAAAGTGAAAATACTGTTTTAATTGATGATGTTATTATGGAGGAAACAGGTACTGTGGATGTCCCTCCTGTAGTAATTGATTTAGTAAGCGATGGTGATTTCGAACAGCTTACTGCAGGTGCATTAAATGCAACTTCAACACCTTGGTCGGGATATGCATCTGGTTCTGCAGATGTTATTACTTCTGCTATTGCAACTGCTTATGAAGGTGAACAATGTGGCCGACTTAAAAAAGATGATGCCTCTATAATTCAAACCATTACTGTAGAAGAAGGAAAAACGTATACCTTCTCTTTATATTCTAAATGGATAGACGGTGCAGGTAAAGACTTAAAATTTACTATCAAACCTTCTAACAATAATGCATTAAAGTATCAGGAAACTATTGTTGAAAGTACAGATTGGAGCTTAACTACTTTTGAGTATACTGTTCCTGCAGGACATACATCAATTACTTTCAATATTTTTAAAGGTAAAGATACCGCAGGTGGTGTGTTCTTATTAGACAACGTTTCAGTAATCGAAAAATAA
- a CDS encoding family 16 glycosylhydrolase has protein sequence MKYYLSLTVLLFCIGCQSVKSVLNEIEQDADVKTTHFQPTINNQSNTKTLLNDQWVEVWSDEFDGTTLNASKWTKTVSTKSRAARPDLGINSWFWVEDHAWLDGNGHLMLKSSKVTDDKMYCGSIDSENKFEPKYGFLEARIKIATTAKGNHTAFWLQGHNQGNVDGTANDGAEIDIFESAWLTETTKAVIHIDGYGSDHRANTKKYTTPNIHDGYHIYGLKWTADKLEIYYDGELKTTYEGVWVPQVKEWLWLSVGASFADGDFRSQPIGDLSVAEVDYVRVWEKNPNFNQPTTQDTIRLRNRGSNYYFRVKAEGDDAEVEQTNDFRQGDWTFWSLVQNNNFYHIKCEGTQKFIRAIDNTESANLYTKPLDNVGSWTQWEFIYVSEGYYLIKNKETGKYLRASSSEYDTPIVISAIADEFSQWKIERL, from the coding sequence ATGAAATACTATTTATCTCTCACAGTACTCCTTTTTTGTATAGGATGCCAATCTGTAAAAAGTGTATTGAACGAAATTGAACAAGATGCAGATGTAAAAACAACTCATTTTCAACCTACAATTAACAACCAATCCAACACCAAAACACTCTTAAACGACCAATGGGTAGAAGTATGGTCTGATGAATTTGATGGCACAACACTAAATGCATCAAAGTGGACTAAAACCGTAAGTACGAAAAGCAGAGCTGCTAGACCTGATCTTGGCATTAACTCTTGGTTTTGGGTAGAAGATCATGCATGGCTAGATGGCAATGGACATTTAATGCTTAAAAGTTCTAAAGTAACAGATGATAAAATGTATTGCGGAAGTATTGATTCGGAAAATAAATTTGAGCCAAAATATGGATTCCTAGAAGCTCGAATAAAAATTGCCACTACAGCAAAAGGCAACCACACTGCCTTTTGGTTACAAGGGCACAACCAAGGTAATGTAGACGGTACTGCAAACGATGGTGCTGAGATAGATATTTTTGAGTCGGCTTGGTTAACAGAAACCACAAAAGCGGTAATTCATATTGATGGATATGGAAGTGACCATAGAGCAAATACAAAGAAATATACTACGCCAAATATTCATGATGGTTACCATATTTATGGATTGAAATGGACTGCCGATAAACTGGAGATTTATTATGATGGTGAACTCAAAACAACTTACGAAGGGGTCTGGGTTCCTCAAGTAAAAGAATGGCTTTGGTTGTCTGTAGGTGCTAGTTTTGCCGATGGTGATTTTAGGTCTCAACCAATAGGCGACCTTTCTGTTGCAGAGGTAGATTATGTCAGAGTATGGGAGAAAAATCCTAATTTTAATCAGCCTACTACGCAAGATACTATCCGTTTAAGAAACAGAGGTTCTAATTATTATTTTAGAGTGAAAGCTGAAGGAGATGATGCTGAAGTTGAACAAACAAATGATTTTAGACAAGGCGATTGGACGTTTTGGAGCTTAGTGCAAAACAACAATTTTTATCATATTAAATGCGAAGGCACACAGAAGTTTATTAGAGCAATTGATAATACAGAAAGTGCTAACCTATATACAAAACCACTTGATAATGTTGGAAGTTGGACACAATGGGAATTTATCTATGTCTCGGAAGGGTATTACCTCATTAAAAACAAAGAAACAGGAAAATACCTTAGAGCAAGTTCTTCAGAATATGACACTCCTATTGTAATTAGTGCAATTGCTGATGAATTCTCTCAGTGGAAAATTGAACGCTTATAA
- a CDS encoding glycoside hydrolase family 2 TIM barrel-domain containing protein, which produces MLRQKLNLLIVVLISYTCGCNKITLTETNQREEIRLTDNWLFQYNDTLSTQWEEVNVPHDWAISMPFDKMIDMQEVVVLEDGERVPKLRTGRTGALPHIGKGYYKKELHFNQKDKDKKIFIQFDGAMSHAKVYLNKQFVGTRPYGYSSFEFDLTPFINFNKKNLLEVHLENKPLSSRWYPGAGIYRDVRIVKTNPIYVENWGTYITTSNSTKNTGVVTIKTSVINSLKKKKEGKLIHSIFYNDKRVGEETTALTYQQEKNTNSTNITIDAPHLWSPSTPNLYHVITQVVVDNKVIDSYKSQFGFRTIEFTNNDGFFLNGKPLKFKGVCLHHDLGPLGAAHNYSALKHRLLKMKEMGANAIRSTHNPSDPSLVQLADEMGFLFIAEAFDEWEEPKTENGYNTLWHEWAEKDLVSLIHRDRNHPSLIMWSIGNEVREQTKENGAENTKFLSDICHREDPTRPTTAGFNNWKGAINNGLADAVDLPGWNYKPNLYKRIHKEHPDWKMYGSETASTVSTRGEYFFPAKEGKHKKRPNLQSSAFDLDFPSWGQTPDREFRAQDQNKFIMGEFVWTGYDYLGEPTPYNEEWPTKSSYFGIIDLAGIPKDRFYLYKSKWSQEKVLHLLPHWNWKKGQHVSVHCYTNYDRAELFLNGKSLGVRSKDTSKLYDSYRLRWDDIIFEEGELKVVALDGENNPIAETSKQTAKNPYQLKIDVDREEVLANGEEIVYATVSVVDKNGNLCPRAANLVQFSVEGNGKLRAVGNGNPTSLESFVAPKRLAFNGKCVAILQSSKTQGQFTLTAKADGLKPATVTIQTALSL; this is translated from the coding sequence ATGTTAAGACAAAAATTAAATTTACTAATAGTTGTACTAATTAGTTATACGTGTGGCTGTAACAAAATTACACTAACAGAAACCAACCAAAGAGAAGAAATTAGACTTACTGACAATTGGTTATTTCAATATAACGATACTTTATCAACCCAGTGGGAAGAGGTAAACGTTCCTCATGATTGGGCCATCTCTATGCCTTTCGATAAAATGATTGACATGCAAGAAGTTGTTGTTTTAGAGGATGGTGAACGAGTACCAAAATTACGTACAGGAAGAACGGGTGCTTTACCACACATTGGCAAAGGTTACTACAAAAAGGAACTCCATTTCAATCAAAAAGATAAGGATAAGAAAATTTTTATTCAGTTTGATGGAGCAATGAGTCATGCAAAAGTGTACCTCAATAAACAGTTTGTAGGTACAAGGCCTTACGGGTATTCTTCGTTTGAATTTGACCTTACCCCTTTCATCAATTTTAATAAGAAAAACCTATTAGAAGTTCACCTAGAAAATAAACCATTATCATCTAGATGGTATCCAGGAGCTGGCATCTATAGAGATGTGCGTATTGTAAAAACCAACCCTATTTATGTAGAAAATTGGGGAACGTATATCACCACATCAAACAGTACTAAAAACACAGGAGTTGTTACCATTAAAACTTCTGTAATTAATAGCTTAAAAAAGAAAAAAGAAGGTAAACTAATTCATTCTATTTTTTATAATGATAAGCGTGTCGGAGAAGAAACTACTGCCCTTACTTATCAGCAAGAAAAAAATACAAACAGTACAAACATAACAATTGATGCACCTCATTTATGGTCGCCATCAACACCAAATTTATACCATGTAATTACACAAGTTGTTGTAGATAACAAAGTAATTGATTCTTATAAAAGTCAGTTTGGTTTTAGAACAATCGAATTTACAAATAACGACGGCTTCTTCTTAAATGGAAAACCATTAAAGTTTAAGGGTGTCTGTTTACATCATGACTTAGGACCATTAGGTGCTGCTCATAATTATTCTGCATTAAAACATCGATTATTAAAAATGAAAGAGATGGGGGCAAATGCAATAAGATCAACACACAATCCATCTGACCCAAGTCTTGTGCAATTGGCAGATGAAATGGGCTTTCTTTTTATTGCAGAAGCTTTTGATGAATGGGAAGAACCTAAAACTGAGAATGGATACAATACTTTGTGGCATGAATGGGCTGAAAAGGATTTGGTTTCCTTAATCCATAGAGATCGAAATCACCCTTCGTTAATAATGTGGTCTATTGGTAATGAGGTTAGAGAACAGACCAAAGAAAACGGTGCAGAAAACACAAAATTCTTATCTGATATTTGCCACAGAGAAGACCCTACCCGACCAACTACGGCAGGGTTTAATAATTGGAAAGGTGCAATAAATAATGGACTTGCAGACGCAGTAGATTTACCAGGTTGGAACTACAAACCAAACTTGTATAAACGAATACACAAAGAGCATCCTGATTGGAAAATGTATGGTAGCGAAACAGCATCAACGGTGAGTACTAGAGGGGAGTATTTCTTCCCTGCCAAAGAAGGAAAGCATAAAAAAAGACCAAATTTACAATCTAGTGCCTTCGATTTAGATTTTCCAAGTTGGGGGCAAACGCCAGATAGAGAATTTAGAGCACAAGATCAGAATAAATTTATTATGGGTGAATTTGTTTGGACAGGCTACGATTACCTTGGCGAACCAACACCGTACAACGAGGAATGGCCTACTAAAAGTTCATACTTTGGTATAATTGATTTAGCAGGAATCCCAAAGGATAGATTTTACCTATACAAAAGTAAGTGGTCTCAAGAAAAAGTACTGCACTTACTCCCACATTGGAATTGGAAGAAAGGTCAGCATGTGAGTGTACATTGCTATACCAATTATGATAGAGCAGAACTTTTCTTAAATGGTAAAAGTTTAGGTGTTCGATCAAAAGACACTTCTAAATTATACGATTCTTACCGTCTAAGATGGGATGATATCATTTTTGAAGAAGGCGAATTAAAGGTAGTTGCCTTAGATGGTGAGAATAATCCAATTGCAGAAACAAGTAAACAAACAGCAAAAAATCCTTATCAATTAAAAATTGATGTAGACAGAGAAGAAGTACTCGCAAACGGAGAAGAAATTGTTTATGCTACCGTCTCTGTAGTAGATAAGAATGGGAATTTATGCCCTCGAGCAGCAAATTTAGTACAATTTTCTGTAGAAGGGAACGGGAAATTAAGAGCCGTAGGAAACGGGAATCCAACATCTTTGGAATCATTTGTAGCTCCAAAACGCCTTGCTTTTAACGGTAAATGTGTGGCAATTTTACAATCCTCAAAAACACAAGGTCAATTTACATTAACAGCTAAAGCAGATGGTCTAAAACCAGCCACAGTAACAATACAAACTGCACTCAGCTTATAA
- a CDS encoding IS256 family transposase: protein MNKEDLLNDNFLKQFKSAEDLSSFMKQLQKRALEKMLEGEIEAHLGYQKHEKSENSNSRNGYTQKTIKNEYGEQEINVPRDRSGSFEPAIVPKRKNIAQGIESLVISLYAKGMSVSDIENQIKELYDFEVSAATISRITASVIEDIEVWHKRPLEPVYLIVWMDGIVFKVRENSKVINKTIYLAVGLRTDGKKEVLGMWLGKNESSAFWMTVLTDIQTRGVEDILITSTDNLNGFTETIKAVFPESSTQICIVHQIRNACKYVVWKDRKAFTKDMKDIYGAPNINAAKEALDFLEKKWGDKYGYAIQSWRNNWDELTVFFEFPLEIRKIIYTTNLIENLNGKIRKYTKNKLSFPTDDAVKKSVFLALQEATKKWTMPIRNWGIILNQFQVLYKERIRF, encoded by the coding sequence ATGAACAAAGAAGATTTATTAAACGACAACTTTTTAAAACAATTCAAGTCAGCAGAAGATTTAAGTTCCTTCATGAAGCAACTTCAAAAAAGAGCTTTGGAGAAAATGCTTGAAGGTGAAATTGAAGCCCATCTTGGTTATCAAAAACATGAAAAGTCAGAGAATTCTAATTCTCGAAATGGCTATACCCAAAAGACTATCAAAAATGAATATGGTGAACAAGAAATCAATGTCCCAAGAGATAGAAGTGGCTCGTTTGAACCTGCAATTGTTCCTAAAAGGAAGAATATTGCTCAAGGTATTGAAAGTCTAGTGATCTCACTTTATGCCAAAGGTATGAGCGTATCTGATATCGAAAATCAGATCAAAGAACTTTATGACTTTGAAGTATCGGCAGCGACTATATCAAGAATTACAGCTTCAGTAATTGAAGATATAGAAGTATGGCATAAACGTCCTTTAGAGCCTGTTTATCTTATCGTTTGGATGGATGGTATCGTTTTTAAAGTGCGTGAAAACTCCAAAGTAATCAATAAAACTATCTATTTAGCCGTAGGATTACGTACTGATGGCAAAAAAGAAGTATTAGGTATGTGGCTTGGGAAAAATGAATCATCTGCATTTTGGATGACAGTTCTCACTGATATACAGACACGTGGAGTTGAAGATATATTGATCACATCAACTGATAATCTCAATGGTTTTACAGAAACAATTAAAGCTGTTTTTCCTGAATCTTCTACTCAAATTTGTATCGTTCATCAAATTAGAAACGCTTGCAAATATGTAGTCTGGAAAGATAGGAAAGCGTTCACAAAAGACATGAAAGATATCTATGGAGCTCCAAATATTAATGCAGCTAAAGAAGCTCTTGATTTTCTTGAAAAGAAATGGGGTGATAAATATGGATATGCGATCCAAAGTTGGCGAAATAACTGGGATGAATTAACAGTATTCTTTGAATTTCCTCTTGAAATCCGTAAAATTATCTATACGACCAATCTGATAGAAAATCTGAATGGTAAAATTAGAAAATATACAAAGAACAAATTATCCTTCCCAACGGATGATGCAGTTAAAAAATCTGTTTTTTTAGCCTTGCAAGAAGCAACAAAGAAATGGACAATGCCTATCAGAAACTGGGGAATAATTTTGAACCAATTTCAGGTATTATATAAAGAAAGGATCAGGTTTTAA
- a CDS encoding serpin family protein — protein sequence MKRTTKYLIFLYLLIAILTNSNAQKSNLNNPINSFSFDVYNDIKSDSNNIFFSPYSIYSTLLLVHEGANGKTKEKLEQILYIKNNSIPKFIDNTEIAEVKIANSIWLDKKYKFDKKYKKAITAKYDVALETIDFENPNSAIAIINQWTAENTNQKINKLLSPNDIDSLNKAIFLNTVYFNGEWKKQFNNKNTTISTFFKNENENYKIDFLNTKEGLQYYANEELQFITKPYKDSGLSFCVILPLQLNGYKEIEDKLSHQFIHKLLDNMTFETIKLSLPKIKLTGDYNLEETELFSDLNSYSDFSIIKNQALNSVNIKHKSLLELNAKGTVAIAATAMKIIITGVPHVIDFNANHPFIFFIMDNKTQSIVFMGRYNQPPQEKKTSTKEISFSKTTNHYTKEPLYLLDNKKIKTLEGIDAQDIESINILPVAEATDKYGDSRKNGAIIITTKHKE from the coding sequence GTGAAAAGAACTACCAAATATCTCATTTTTCTTTACTTGCTCATTGCAATTTTAACGAATAGTAATGCACAAAAAAGCAATCTAAATAACCCCATAAATTCGTTCTCCTTTGATGTATATAATGATATTAAATCGGATAGCAACAACATCTTTTTTTCACCTTACAGTATCTATTCTACTTTACTATTAGTTCATGAAGGAGCTAATGGAAAAACGAAAGAGAAACTAGAGCAAATCCTTTATATAAAGAACAATTCCATTCCCAAATTTATTGATAATACAGAAATAGCCGAAGTTAAAATTGCAAACTCTATTTGGCTTGATAAAAAATATAAATTTGATAAAAAATACAAGAAAGCAATAACAGCTAAATATGATGTAGCTTTGGAAACTATTGATTTTGAAAATCCCAACTCTGCGATTGCAATTATAAACCAATGGACTGCTGAAAATACAAACCAGAAAATAAATAAACTACTTAGTCCAAATGATATCGATTCACTAAATAAAGCTATTTTTCTAAACACAGTTTACTTTAATGGAGAATGGAAAAAACAATTCAACAATAAAAACACCACCATTTCTACCTTCTTTAAGAATGAAAATGAAAACTATAAAATCGACTTTTTAAATACTAAAGAAGGACTACAATATTATGCTAATGAAGAACTCCAATTTATAACTAAACCATATAAAGATTCAGGACTTTCGTTTTGTGTAATCCTCCCTTTACAACTTAATGGTTATAAAGAAATTGAAGATAAATTAAGCCATCAGTTTATCCATAAATTATTAGATAACATGACTTTTGAAACAATAAAGTTATCTCTACCTAAGATAAAATTAACAGGAGATTATAATTTAGAAGAAACAGAATTATTTTCTGATTTAAACAGCTATTCCGATTTTTCAATCATTAAAAATCAAGCACTAAATAGTGTAAACATTAAACATAAAAGCCTTTTAGAACTTAATGCAAAAGGAACAGTTGCAATTGCAGCTACAGCAATGAAAATAATAATTACAGGGGTACCACACGTGATTGATTTTAACGCAAACCATCCATTTATATTTTTTATTATGGATAATAAAACGCAATCAATAGTATTTATGGGAAGGTATAATCAACCTCCTCAAGAAAAGAAGACTTCTACTAAAGAAATCTCGTTTAGTAAAACTACTAATCATTATACTAAAGAACCTTTGTATTTACTAGATAACAAAAAAATAAAAACCTTGGAGGGAATCGATGCTCAAGATATTGAATCCATAAATATTTTACCGGTTGCGGAAGCAACTGATAAATATGGAGATAGTCGTAAAAATGGAGCTATTATAATTACAACTAAACATAAAGAATAA
- a CDS encoding RagB/SusD family nutrient uptake outer membrane protein, translating into MKKILITLLGVACFSCSNYLDLQDGNTLNQDSYWKTEEHLELAVNAAYESLTPEELYARGYRDLDCISDNGYNEWNWMKYWDISVGQHNPSTDRISYVWNDNYKGIRRANEILDNAPGMGIDQEVKDTAIGEALFLRGLFYNNLSILYNNVPLILSVVSPEGARIEKSSKEEVVAQIIDDLTQAIDLLPTKGETPGRITKNAAIALRARVYLYNQQWENAANDCEEVMTSNKYSLVDDYSMLFSDEGQNSTESIFSVQFVSNMKAGEQFSGTYKKQPQSHFGVLPNLVYDYYCKHGLKAENCPDATPFSVWSDEKGLPLSKAELEAKGLSIFDYWAEFENRDPRLDFSVLRGGEPWLDADKWDNSVKATRYGIQKYIRKELGLYTDGNKNFMILRYADVLLMYAEAKNELNGPSAEVFNALSQVRRRVNMPDVDNTLNQEQLREEIRHERRTELAFEGLRYFDELRWKTAKNDFENNVIFHERNFDENKHYWWPLPQTEIDRNPNLSQNPGW; encoded by the coding sequence ATGAAAAAAATATTAATTACACTATTAGGAGTTGCATGTTTTTCGTGTAGTAACTACCTAGATCTACAAGACGGAAATACATTAAATCAAGATTCTTACTGGAAAACAGAAGAACATTTAGAGTTAGCTGTTAATGCGGCTTACGAGAGTTTAACGCCAGAAGAACTGTACGCAAGAGGATATAGAGATTTAGATTGTATTAGCGATAATGGATACAACGAATGGAACTGGATGAAATATTGGGATATTAGTGTTGGTCAGCACAACCCTTCTACAGATAGAATTAGTTACGTTTGGAACGATAACTACAAAGGTATTAGAAGAGCCAACGAAATTCTTGATAATGCTCCAGGCATGGGTATTGATCAAGAGGTAAAAGATACAGCTATAGGCGAAGCTCTCTTTCTACGTGGTTTATTTTACAACAACCTTTCTATTCTTTATAATAATGTTCCTTTAATCCTTTCCGTAGTTTCTCCAGAAGGAGCTCGTATTGAAAAATCTTCTAAAGAAGAAGTTGTTGCACAGATTATTGACGACTTAACACAGGCTATCGATCTTCTTCCAACTAAAGGCGAAACACCTGGTCGTATTACAAAAAATGCTGCCATTGCTCTTAGAGCAAGAGTTTACCTTTACAACCAACAATGGGAAAATGCAGCTAATGACTGCGAAGAGGTAATGACTTCTAATAAATACAGTTTAGTTGATGATTACAGTATGTTATTTTCTGATGAGGGACAAAACAGTACTGAGTCAATCTTCTCTGTTCAATTTGTTTCTAATATGAAAGCTGGAGAACAGTTTAGTGGCACCTATAAAAAGCAACCTCAATCGCATTTTGGTGTACTTCCAAACTTAGTATATGATTATTATTGCAAGCATGGCTTAAAAGCTGAAAACTGTCCTGATGCTACTCCTTTTTCTGTATGGTCAGACGAGAAAGGTTTACCATTATCAAAAGCTGAACTAGAAGCTAAAGGGTTAAGTATTTTTGATTATTGGGCTGAATTTGAGAACAGAGATCCACGTTTAGATTTTTCTGTATTAAGAGGTGGAGAGCCTTGGTTAGACGCTGATAAATGGGACAATTCTGTAAAAGCTACTCGCTATGGTATTCAGAAATACATCAGAAAAGAACTTGGATTATATACAGATGGAAATAAGAATTTTATGATTCTACGCTATGCTGATGTTTTACTAATGTATGCAGAAGCGAAAAATGAACTTAATGGACCGTCAGCTGAAGTATTTAATGCATTAAGTCAGGTAAGAAGAAGAGTAAATATGCCTGATGTAGACAATACATTAAATCAAGAACAACTTCGTGAGGAAATTAGACACGAAAGAAGAACAGAATTAGCTTTTGAAGGGCTTCGTTATTTTGATGAGTTAAGATGGAAAACTGCTAAAAATGATTTTGAAAACAATGTAATTTTTCACGAAAGAAACTTTGATGAAAACAAACATTATTGGTGGCCATTACCACAAACTGAAATTGATAGAAACCCGAACCTATCACAAAACCCGGGTTGGTAA